The following nucleotide sequence is from Fundulus heteroclitus isolate FHET01 chromosome 24, MU-UCD_Fhet_4.1, whole genome shotgun sequence.
CCCTGTGGTTCGTTCTGGACATGGTGAGCGGCAAGGAGACGGAGGAGAGGGAGGACACCTCCCAGTAGAGCGAGCGAGACAGGAAGAGCTGGTAGAGGATCACCATGGAGATGGACTGGCAGAGGATGACGCCGATGGTGACGACCTGCAAGGGGGGGGTGAGAGAGGTAATGAAGGCGGACGTCTGGTAGAGGCACACCTGGACGTCTGGACGTTCTCCCACCTTCTCCCTCTGGTGGTCGTTGAAGACGGCGGAGGCGAGGAAGAGGACGGGGTGGCAGAGGAACCACAGGAAGCAGCCCTGCAGAGagaaggagggagagagagagagagagagaggagacacCCTGGGGGTTATTAGGCTGCTGGGTCCTGGAGGCTGCAGGGGGCGGGGCGCCGCCATGTCCTCACCTTGGCAAAGCACAGGTAGAAGTCCCTCTTCAGGGTGCTCCTCTCCGTGGAGGTGATCTGGTAGAGGACGGAGGCCAGCAGCAGGGAGAGGCCCACCCTCAGCACCAGCAGGAGGACGCCCGCCAGGCTCTGCTGGGCGTGGTAGCTGTGGTGCTCGCCGCCCGACTCCGAGTACTGCTCCCACAGCAGCAGCCCTCCCTGGGAACCACAGCACTCTAAGCCACCACTGCTAAGCTGCGTAACGCTTATACCAGacgataataaaaaaaagaaaaaagcagagaaagcGGCGATTGGTGCGGCGTACCTGCGTGACCACTCCCCCCACGGCGACGGCCGTGGAGGCTGGGGACCGTTCCCACTGCAGGGGCCGGGACTGGGGCTTCCTGCCTCGGCTCAGAGTCCAGCCCACGCACAGGCTGAGCAGCATGTACAGCATGGACACCTGGGACACCATATCCCAGACTGCATGGCGAGACAGAGAAGAGGCATGGTTTAGGCGAACCCGGATCTACGTCTGGTTGCTGGAGCAACGGTGCCGATGAGGTAGATGGCGTGGGGACCTACACTCTGCCAGGCTGCCCATCACAGGGATGCCAGTACCGTCCCTGGAGTACCTGCAGGACACACGACGGCAGAATTATTCACGCCCCTGGTTGTTACCTTTATGCAACCCTGATCGTTTGCAGAGAGACCGTTTGTTCTTGTTTCTCCACAGACAATAAGACGACTTTAAACGGCTGCAATTGTGGGGGGGAAAGTTGACACTTTAACAATAAATCTAccttttcaaaattatttacacactttaacctgacagaagccagatgtatttcgctccgcctagctccactcatccatctgggactgatccataggaattgccttttttgaaggctgggccttatcaaaaatccttgcatatgattggataagccacttgtctgtcatctttatcgacgtgctatttcaaccactcacaccgaagctaacccgtgacgctgtgagagcgacgcaggaataaaaaacttttttttttttatgtgtttgcggctctagtggcacgcgttttattgacagtgagctgacaggaagaggggggaagacaggcagcaaagcgccgcgggtcggagtcgatcccgggccgaccgcgttaaGGACTAAAgacctcctaacatggttcacgctaaccgctccggggaaAACCGgagacgcggacgcgccccggaaaatgCGGACGcgccctggaaaacaaaacttgccaaatccggtcgggagaagggcgaaaacatggtttccaccaacaaaagccttcagagccgttctctgatgttcttttaatgaaacaatattaggtataTTGGACAACACGgtagaaatagcagcatcaatgttaacgcttgcttcctcgacgagccgccattgctatcaaaacagtctcacgtcatggtcgcgtctccactatgtcacatctatgaaactccaaccctgcgtcctgattgcccagaccataaaattggttggagaaatcactctctatgggagatgtcccagatggatgacagtggagctaggcggagcgacatgcgtctggcttctGTCAAGTTATACACCCTTACCAGTAGGGATGCAAACAAATATTCAACAATTTTTGCACTGTTTAATGACAACAAGGATGCGGTTTTGTGTTGAAATATAAACTCAACAAGCTCTTTAAAGTTGGTAGCTGAATAGCTCCCATTCAGCCGGGCTGCCTGGCGGAGCAGAGTCAGCTTCTCAACCAAAACTCGCTAACGTGATATTTTCTATCATGACATGAAGCCAAAACCACGGCTGATGGTAAGGGCTTTCGTCTGGATCATTATTAGTGttgtattttattctattcaacCCATTTGTTCCTATTCAGTGACctaataaaatcctgttttattatataaatatgtgaGAGAAAACCaaaatttttgtttatttagtcagtatttaatacaggtggtacaataaactgttaaaatataatgatgtgGCTCTTGTACAATTCAggatcttgtaaaaaaaaataaaaaataaacaaatttactCTTCATGTTATGGGAAGATCCtcttgatacaagagaaaactgtttttgtttttttttaaagataatgtCCGCTTATGAATCAATCATTAGTCGATCGATAAGATCAAGGAACTTTAGATGAACTCATTAATTTATACCTTCTATTCCTACTTCCCAATAATAagtttagaaacatttgtttgagtACAGCAACCAAACACGTCTCGAAAACTTTGAATATTGTGTAAATGTTCAATGTCTTTGCTCATTCGTTTCAGGAAGAGAAACTCGTGCTTaatgaaacttttattttcctgcagttTTGATGATTGTAgcctacataaaaataaaatatcgtgaaaaaaaactacatttgagtttttttttgtcatctatAAGCCATAATAATCAGAATTACAAGGAATAAAatcatgatattttttttaatgaagcagTAATGTCGATGAACTCGGTTGAACTTCCTGCTCGTCTCCGCTGGTATTTTAACCATTCCTCTTTAGCAATGAGCTCCATGGCTTTCAGGGTGGAAGACCTAcctgccatcaccctaatttcTGTCAGATTCAAGCCTCCGGCTGAACCATCCCAGATTattaatattacttccagtTAGGACTGGGCAAATATattgagtttttaaaaatagagaTTTTCTTAAAGAGATATAAGTCTATATAGTGTTTATTGAGATGGTCAATGTTGCGTTATAATTACACTTTGATGTATTCCagcaggtttttctttccagttgTTGCTCATATTCATCTACAGCCTGtctgtttaaaaacattgtgagATATTTAGGATAAAGTTTTTATTCAGAGATGCGTTTTTATAGTAACTTTATGAATAGAAAAccatattgagataaatatcgtTAATCAGCATTCACCCTAAAGATGttgtgatattatttttggtccacatTGCCTACTTTCAGTCAGAAAATACCTGTCTGTCACATTTAGAGATTAGCTGCAATAGAAATCTGTCAggggtataaataattttaaggaGGGGTAGATGGATGACTTTAAACATGAATTTACTGAAAAGTCTgggaaaattttgtttttttcctgttttgggaGATTTTCCTTGCTTTTCCGAGGCCAAAATCAGCCGCAGACGTTTCCAAGCTGCTATTTAACAACGAGGCCACAAGGCGAGTCCTTTTAAAATCCAAtcattaaaaacattcaaataaaagAACATCGAAGCATCACAAAAAGTGCACTTCGTGTCGCTGCAGCAGAAAATGGCGACAATGTGAAAGAGCTCAAGAACAGGGAGGCAAAAAGAAGGGGAATAATTCTGAATTACTGAAAAACCGTACACGTCACAGAAtttcaaatgataaaaaaaaaaagataaaaatagcatttaaaaaaaaaagactttaacaACAATTGCAGAAGGCGTTCGGCGCCGGTCCTACCTGGCCAGGTGGATGTAGTTGCAGAGGGCGGAGCAGCCCTGCAGAGCCAGCGCCGTGGTCAGCACCTTGAGGACGGTGTGCATGGGCCCCCCTTTCCTCAGCGCCTGGTGCAGAGGCTGGACGTAGATGCAGCAGGCGACGAAGtaggccagcagcagcaggaagtaGAAACTGTGCAGCCCTGGGGAAGCATCGGGACGGATCAGGGAGAGGTTTTAAATCAGGGGAGCGTCACAAAAACACCGCTTTGTGCCTCtaggtcaggggtgtcaaacatacggcccgcgggccggatccggcccgccgaacaatttagtccggccctgtggctaaatgcattatcattataaaaaaaaaaaaaaaaaaaatgtttttttttccagtgtcctgtctggcaatgtggcaataagatgccaaaaagagctcatcagatttgactttcacaagtggacaagataaaaggaagagaatgataaaacaattattgaaaaaaaacatgtacttcatttaccgtaattgaaaatatgcagttcctatattgtccacgaggggcgctgtgttttaattagcagattaagcttcaggtgtggaaaaattcaaatcacttcttaatttttatctgtttgatgtattttgtcatgcaggacagtgtttttaagttccaaaaaatgtgaataaatgttttttcaacattgtccaatcactgtgatcagttcttatgcataatgcacaagtaaatgtttaactgagtaaaagtattgttgaaattgcacatacttttcttaaaaacgctgaggttattcataatatattgtgtaaaagtgaaattcacttaatataaaaaatcaacaacaagtccacatttattagttctatttaatcttgcaatgagtttattCGTGTGGCcctcagattaagctgtattaagctgtatgcggcccctaaaccaaaatgagtttgacacccttgCTCTAGGTTCTAACGGGTCAAAAGGTGACGGACGCTCCCCGCAAAGCGCCGCCTGACCTGCTTCCTCTGCGCTGAAGTGATCCAGCGGGTTCCCGGCGGAGTCCGGGTTGAAGAGCAGGAGCGTGAAGCCGAGGTCGGCGTAGGATGGAGTCGCCGAGCTCTCCTGGAGGGAGAATAACACACAGCGGACATATTTACCGGTCCTTTCCCTCCCAGCCGTCTCTCCTCGCCGTGTCTCCGGTAGGTTACCTCACACGTGTATCGGTCGGCGTACAGGACCTGCCAGGCTGTAGGCGACGGCTGCAGGGGGATGGTCTGGTTGCGTTCCTCCTGGCTGAGGGGAACtgaagcggggggggggggcggagaGGAGAGGGAACCTGTTAGGGCCTCTCGCCGCTTCACGGATCGGCGCCGCACGGCTAAACCGTAGGGTCCTTACCGGCGATCTGGGCTTTGCCGAGTCGCTGGGAGCAGCTCAGGTTGTCCAGGTCCGGCTCCATGTCCCGGTACAGCAGCAGCCTGGCCTCCTTCTCCACGGCCAGCGCCGGATTGTCCAGCCGGCACGCCAGCAGACCGTTCCTACCTggtaaaatgaaacatttacagGAAACATTCCACACTTTCTGTACCGTTTAATTGGATCATTTAAGGGTCATTATAGATCAAGATTTGAAAACGGCTCCATCGACCATCAGTgaagtttaatttaaattataaaGACATAAAAACCTAATATAATGAAAGTGTTTCTATGGTACTCCTATAATTTTGGGCTCTCTGGGTCTCCTCCACACACAGAATATTATCCACCTATAATAAACCCATTCCTTTAGAAATTTTGGAAAATTCCTGCGATTTATCCTGAGTGCGGAAATTAATAAACACATAATTACCAGCTTTATCAATTAAAATCTCTCCTCCTTTTCTttagaattaaaaacaaactcagATTTTTCTCCATCCACAAATTCTATTTGGAttacttgatatttttattttacattatatcTCAAAcagaagaacaacaaaaatTGACTCTCATCagtttttattctatttcttttcattttgaaggtttgaggataaaataaagaaaagttaaTTAGAGTAgtcattgaaaaaaaactttgaatggGAGTATGTGgtattaaaaaatgctaaacGGATCATAAAATGTAACTATTTCTATTATGAAAGATTAAAATTAACAGTCAAgcattattaaaatgaaaattataaaaatttCCCAGGAGGCCACAGGTGAAGATAACCCCTGCAGACGCCACTAGTTAATATTTAATCTACTCAGAAGCAGATACGGCCTAAATGAATGAAGCAGTGATTTATCTGAAGGAACCAGAGCGTCGCCGCGGCGGACCGGCAGCCTGTGGCCGTGTTGCAGCGACAGGTTAGCGGCCGCGGCGGAGCGTCGGCACCGTTACCTTGGTACATGAATTTGGTGATGAACTGGCCATGTTGCTGCCTCGCCGCCTCGCTCCTGAAGAGTCCTCTCACGGTTTTCCCCGAGGCCTCCAGGCTGAGCAGTAGCCCCGCTGCGAGGGCCGCCGATAAACGGGACATTTGCCTGCAGGTCTGCGGTCCGCGGAACCGACGGTAGGGGGGGAATAAACGTCGGCCGGTCGGTTAAAGGAGCCACGAAGCCAGGAGGGAACCTGCGGCGTCAAGCTAAGGGCGAACCGGAAGTGCCGCGTTGACCctagaaaataaaagctttcttCATGAAAACAATTTCTCTCTGTGTCTATAAGTAAAAATTGCGTAATTTTCCAAACacacatttacatatttttttgtccattttgattatttttaagtaGAAACCTAAAGGTTCACAACACTAACTGCTGTAATTTCTAGAAACAGATGTCAGTTGTTTAGTTAAAAATTTCAGGAGTAGAAATAATTGTAATGAATAGAAGAcatatttaaacaaacaaacaaaaaaaaacaaaaacaaatagaagaATGGATGGCTGAAAGGACGAAGGGATGGATGGTCTTATAAGTCCAAAATGGAGAAACAGATGTCAGTTTAGTTAAAACTTTCAGGAGTAGAAATAATTGTAATGAATAGAAGacatatttacaaaacaaaaaaaaaaaaaaaaaaaaaaaaaaaaacaaatagaaggatggatggctgaaaggatgaagggatggatggTCTTATAAGTCCAAAATGGAGAAACAGATGTCAGTTTAGTTAAAACTTTCAGGAGTAGAAATAATTGTAATGAATAGaagacatatttaaaaaaaaaatatagaaggatggatggctgaaaggatgaagggatggatggTCTTATAAGTCCAAAATGGAGAAACAGATGTCAGTTTAGTTAAAACTTTCAGGAGTAGAAATAATTGTAATGAATagaatacatatttaaaaaaacaaaaaaaaaaaaaaaacaaatagaaggatggatggctgaaaggatgaagggatggatggTGTTTTATGGATTGATGTATAACTGACAAATGTTATTATACACTGTATAAagtgtataataacatatgtgcaataacctatTTATACATAGAAGTGTATAGAATTGTATATAGCTGcataactgtatctaactgattctacttacctactttggtaccttcttctgacttttgactattgaggcGATgggacgagtgaatttctccattgtgagaccaataaagcttatcttatcttaaataaataaacggatGAATTGTTgaacaaatggatggatagatggactgACAAATGAATAGACAtattaattattgaaaaaaacgaatggatggatgagcGGCATTTGTGGACAGATGGATGTATTAATACAATATTTTGATGATTGGGGCAGAGAATGAATcctataataaaaacattaccaTTCATTATTTGAATTTCAGACTTTGCGGGAATCTTGTTATCGACAATATTATTTGACACCCTGGTCTTTGCACCACTCCAATcttcttttgttaaaatttttaTAGTCATATTCACGAGAAAAATAGGTCCAGattccttttttatatatatattacatcaaatgtcttcattgagagcaaagtggatcCAAATTCAAATTCCTTTAAGCGACTTGCTACTGAATCGGATCCTTGCATACACACAAAAACTATAGCTTAAGGTGAAAACCAgttaaaaaggaaagtaaaaTCCCTTAACCTAACATAGACGgatgaaaaatacagaaataatgaGTATCCTGTGGTTCAGTTCACGACTGTCGGTCGCCACAGAGACTCTTAATTTCAAAGGAATAACCGGAACATCACAGATATATTAGCCCGCTAGCTTTCCTCGCCCTGGAGTCACCCAATCAAACAGCGGAAGACTCACACGTCACAATTTTTACCCAATCAGATTGCGGAGAGCAGCCTCCCATGCGCGAAAACGTACCGCCTACTTTCAACGTGTCAACACTGCCGTCAAACTGAGTCAAACTGTCGTAAATTGCACAATCCCCTCTTGTGTACGGAAGAAACCGAGGAACCTGTATTAATCAGTCATTTTCATGTAATCCCTCATAAAAAAAACGATGGTTTTATGTATGAACTCGAAATGACAGCTGGAGGAAGAGCAGAGGATGGACTTTAGCAGGACGGTTCTGGTGACGGGAGGCTCTGGATTCATGTAGGTAAACATTAAAACTATGCTAAAAGCTAAACCACATATAGGCAACTGTTCGCTTTTCTTGTTATAAGGCTTTGACGAACAAACATCAGGTTTGgacataaaaaaatgcttttaatattCTGTAAATTTGCAGCGGCTCTCATCTGGTGTGCTCGCTGGTGTCCAGTTACCCAGGATGGAGGATCATTAACCTGGATATCGTAAGAAACCCGCAATGCGAGCCATGCTCTGtgactttttccacatgttttcaCCACCACTAACatgtgttttactgggattgctGGTGATAGAATAATATAATGTGGCACAGATTTGAATCtgttagaataataataaaaaacactttaaccAGTTTGCAAATCCACAAAGAGAGACATTGTTCGCCTTGTTTCTGTTTGTATCACAGCTTATAGTgagattggatggagaacatctgcgGTATTTCACGTATTACTTTAAATTCCTAAtaggtttttttcttctggactttgactgggccatttttgACACATAACTATGATCTAAACCAGGATGTTTAGATCAACTCTAACTAACTTACCCCTCCCTACTGAAAGCATCCctcaccatgatgctgccatcacatcTTAACAGGGAGATGGTGGTAAATGTTTCACTTCTCTGTTGATCACATAAAAtgccaagaaataaaaaagtttgtgattgtaacatgaGAAAATGTTGTGTCTTAaggttctttaaaatatttcaggttTAATTTGCAGCATTTTTGCTACATTATTGTTGCCATGCGAGCACTTTCAACAATATTTTGGCCCACATAAAGCTTTGTACACCACTTGGGTAAAAGGTTGTGGATCCTTTTGTGTGGAACCATTGGTTTATTTTCACGCGTTGCTGTTGTGAAATAATTGTCTCTGTCTCATGTTGCAGTTGGATTACTGCTGCAGTCCAAAGAGCCTGGAAGCAGTTGAAAACAAGGCCAACTACacttttattcaggtaaaacatgactttttttaaagcacattgATATTCATTGGAAAAACTTGCCCATGAATGAAATACTACACTTTTATTCGGGTAAAACGtgacattttcttttgaaaGCACATTGGATATTCATTGGAAAAGTTAGCCCATGAAATAAGTTAAGCACACGGTCTTCTGTGTCTGCACGCTGCTCAGGGAGACGTGTGCAACCCACAGTTGGTAAACCACATTTTCGTCGCTGAAAACGTCGACGTCGTCTTTCACCTGGCGGCCCAAACTCATGTTGGTGAGCAGCGACTGTCCAGATTGCAGCTCGGTCCGACTTCCTTCAAATCACAActctttctcccccccccccccccccacagagtCCTCGTTTGACTGCCCTTCCGTTTTCCAGCGGGTCAACGTGGACGGAACCAGAGTTTTACTGGATGCCGCCCGTCGATCGCCACACCGGCTGCTGCGCTTCGTCTACGTCAGCACGGATGAAGTGTACGGACCCAGTCTGGACGAGGTCGGTCCGGTTCTTtgcgttttttttcctcccggACCAGACTTTGTCTTATAGGTGTTGGTTTCTGCCTTTCCTTTCCAGGCGTTTGAGGAGAGCAGTCCACTGAGGCCGACCAACCCGTACGCTGCTACCAAAGCAGCTGCAGAGCGTCTGGTCAGGTCCTACTGGGACAAGTATCAGGTAACAAACAGGTAGCTGTGTTTGGGAAGCTGATTGGGATCGGTCTAATTCTGCGTTTGTGTTGCCAGATTCCCGTCATCATCACCCGGAGCAACAACATCTACGGGCCCAGGCAGTTCGCCGAGAAGGTATCCTGACCCGCTCCACTggtatttaaaattattacGCCATGATCTGTACAGTTTCCCTTTCTTCCAAATGTTTCAGGTTATTCCCAGGTTTCTCACCTTGCTGCACAACAACAAGAAATGGTACGTGCGTTTAAACTTTCCAAACACAGGTTCCCGGCCCTTTGGCGTTGGCCGATAACTTGTTCTTCCTGCCACAGCACCATTCAGGGCACGCTGCCCATTTCCCGCCACTTTCTGTTCGTCAGCGACGCCGTCGAGGccttcctgctggttctggagaAAGGGACGGTGGGGGAAGTCTATAACGTGGGAACAAGCTTTGAGATCCCCATCACCCAACTGGCGCAGGAACTCGTTAGGAGGGTAGGTTTTTGTtccaggacattttttttttttttttggatgcaaCAGTCAGGTTCAGAGTCATAAAACGGGTTTCTGCACGTTTCAGGTAAAGAATGTGCCTGAATCAGACGTAAACGACTGGATTGAGTTCGTCTCCAGCAGGTTAGTAAACtatactgaaaagctttttttcctctttattctTACATATTCCATATTAACAGTTTAAAACTACTTTGTTAAAGTCAGACTTGTGTTTAATGGTCCTAAAGGCCCCAGGTCGACCTTCGTTACCCAATCAGAAgtgagaagctgcagcagctgggctggagagcagaggtgtcCTGGGCTGACGGCATCAGACGAACAGGTTCAGTAACCAACAAATAACTCAACATGGGCTAAATTCCTGCAGTTTCCATAACCAGAGTCCATAGTTTTCTAGATTGAAGGTAGGACAGACATGTTGACAGATAAGGAATGAAGGGGACACACTAACTGTCCATCCATCAATTATCTGTCTCATCTCGTCACAAACAGATTGACCGTGGGACAAAAGGACAGATGAATGAATGTGATATTTTGGTGTCAAACTCTTAATTTTCAGCACATTTCTAGATCTAAATCTGTAGGAAGACTGAAATATGGGTCCTCTTGTCTACTCGCTTACTTACCCGTCCTGTTTTGTGCGCGCCTGTACGTCTTGCAGTGAAATGGTACCAAGACAACCCAGACTTCTGGTTGGACATCAAGGACCAGCGAATCAGAAGCGAGCCGGAGGCCTCCAAGACGTCACCAAGCGTAGTTCGCCCTGCGGCGTGACCGACAGGAAGACGTCGTTCCCTCTCCATGAGATTTTGTGAAACAGCTACGGCTGATTATTCAGCTCaggaaattatatatttttcaacTTTGCACAGAAAGTTTTTATCTATTGGACCATCAGGCCTTGAAGTGCCAGACAACAGCAAGGCTGAGCCTCCCTGTTGTCGTCTGTACGGTGTTaattttttagaataaattatttttcctGGTGTAACAAGCATTTCTCTTCTTGTGGTCACCAGGTTATTTATCACAGCACTGATTACCACCGTGTTTAAACTTTGTCCCCCAAGCTTGACCAGCGTTTATGGAGATTATACAACTCTTAATTacgtgtacacacacacacacacacacacacacacacacacaatgaatAAAACCAACCCAGACACTGATCACATCTGCAAATTCAAACCTTTATTGTGGTAAAATCGGAATAGTtgcacagtttgttttttttgtttttttcttttcttcgtGCAGTGCTCTTCATGCACACTTCCTAAACTAATACATAAAGCAAATACTAACTACCAGGCTGGTGCTTCTGCTAGATCACGTCGAGCggtctggccaatcagtgaTGAAGACAGCACTGGACTCCCGAGTCTTTTAAATCCACCCGCTAAAACAACAGTCACTCAGAAACATAcctccactttttttttgtttttatgttagattgcagtctttttaaacagagaaatagtcacaacaatgttgtttttgtgcaattagtttgctcaaaaaaaaaaaaaaaaaggaaaaaaaacaactttttaaaaagcccAATTTTTTCCTGACTGGCCAGAAACTCTCCTGTGACGGCATTAATGCACTGTTGCCTGAATATATGCGAATCACAACAACATAGCAATAGAACCACAGTCAATTCTGCGTGATGGAGACTTTAAAGACGGCCACTTGCCAAACATTCACAACAAGGGTATTAACAataagggggggaggggggaggagtTACGATTTCCAAAAAAAGGACactaaaaagtaaaactgaCTTGAAGAGAAtcttgatcctttttttttgtactgcatgttactttttttgttttgtttttttacaaaatggtctttaaatcattacattttattatttttaatccaAACCTTGGCATATTTGGAGTTTATTCAAATCTGTTTGCCAATCAaaagattagattattttatccGTATATTAGCGACGTAGCCGGTCGCACAAACAGGTTTATGGATCATAAATATGACTTAAGGTAACCTGTGCGGGGTGTTTCACTTCATATGTCACAGTAACGTGCAACAACAGCCAGTGCTTCGCTTGTAGCGCTGAAATCGACAGTTTTATGTGGTCTTTGTATCAATTTTGGCTTAATTTCATTAAGAATAGAGAATATTTGTTTCGATTTATTTTTTAGGAAATGTTTACTTTCAATTTTTAACAAGCTTTGACCATGATCCTATAATATCAACCTTAAATACACAAACGGCGATGGTAATAAACTGAATATTTTGGTATTAGGGTGATCCTGAAGGAAGAAGTTGAGGGGATTTCTTAAAAAAGGGACCTGAACGCCTCACAGGTTCCAGTTCTAAATATGGAAATAACTAGCCAGAGTTATTTTGGCACCCCAAAAGAAAGCACAAACCAGCACTTCCTGTTACAGTGACATAATGAGTGTGAAACCTCCACTCATTGCATCGTTTTACATTAAAAAGCTCACACTACCCCAGAAAaatagagatttattttttttgtccactcATACCAATGACATTCAACATTCAAGTGCCAGTGTTTTTGTTTACTGTCTTTTGGTCAAGTCACTTTGTAAAACATCAACTTTTGTATTAGgcttataaaaataaacatatcgCTCCAAAAATGCTTGATAAATTACACAAAACTAGCAGCAAACGTAGAATCAAGAACTCGTCAAAACAGTCGAATCCTACAGTTGCTGTAGACGAGAGCTCCACCTGGTCccatgaaaaaatataaataaaaacggtTTCCCCACCTGGAAGGACCATTCCTTACGACAACCACATTAAACTGTGGGCAAACCTCGCCTGGCTGTGCTACACGACGAACACCTTCagtcgttaaaaaaaaaaaaaaaacctctcggAGGCGTGAAGGACGTGTGCTACGCAAGACTCAACGAAAACAAGCTTTAAC
It contains:
- the gpr180 gene encoding integral membrane protein GPR180, whose product is MSRLSAALAAGLLLSLEASGKTVRGLFRSEAARQQHGQFITKFMYQGRNGLLACRLDNPALAVEKEARLLLYRDMEPDLDNLSCSQRLGKAQIAVPLSQEERNQTIPLQPSPTAWQVLYADRYTCEESSATPSYADLGFTLLLFNPDSAGNPLDHFSAEEAGLHSFYFLLLLAYFVACCIYVQPLHQALRKGGPMHTVLKVLTTALALQGCSALCNYIHLARYSRDGTGIPVMGSLAEFWDMVSQVSMLYMLLSLCVGWTLSRGRKPQSRPLQWERSPASTAVAVGGVVTQGGLLLWEQYSESGGEHHSYHAQQSLAGVLLLVLRVGLSLLLASVLYQITSTERSTLKRDFYLCFAKGCFLWFLCHPVLFLASAVFNDHQREKVVTIGVILCQSISMVILYQLFLSRSLYWEVSSLSSVSLPLTMSRTNHRGRL
- the LOC105919362 gene encoding dTDP-D-glucose 4,6-dehydratase, whose protein sequence is MDFSRTVLVTGGSGFIGSHLVCSLVSSYPGWRIINLDILDYCCSPKSLEAVENKANYTFIQGDVCNPQLVNHIFVAENVDVVFHLAAQTHVESSFDCPSVFQRVNVDGTRVLLDAARRSPHRLLRFVYVSTDEVYGPSLDEAFEESSPLRPTNPYAATKAAAERLVRSYWDKYQIPVIITRSNNIYGPRQFAEKVIPRFLTLLHNNKKCTIQGTLPISRHFLFVSDAVEAFLLVLEKGTVGEVYNVGTSFEIPITQLAQELVRRVKNVPESDVNDWIEFVSSRPQVDLRYPIRSEKLQQLGWRAEVSWADGIRRTVKWYQDNPDFWLDIKDQRIRSEPEASKTSPSVVRPAA